GTGAGATAGAGATAGAGATAGAGTTGGAGTTAAAGATGGAGGTGGATTAAGATCATGACTCCTCCAGATGTTTCAAACACTCGCGAATGGCCGGCAACAGCAATGGAAGGCATTCCGCCACCGCCTTGGGATTGCCGGGCAGATTGACGATCAGGCTGCGTCCTCGAATTCCGGCGGTTGCCCGCGATAAAATCGATGTGGGAGCGATTGCAAAAGATTGGACCCGCTGAATTTCACCAAACCCGGGCAGTTCCTTTTCCAAAACATCGCGTGTGGCTTCCGGGGTGATGTCGCGCGGAGCGGGACCGGTGCCGCCGGTTGTGAGAATCAGCGGGCAATTTTCGACGTCAGCCAGGTGCCGGAGCTCCTCTGCGAGGAGCTTTCGTTCGTCGGGGAGCAAAACGGAAATAAATTGCGGCAGATCCTTGAAAAAGGGGGCGAGGATTTTTTCAATGGCCGGGCCGCTGAGATCTTCGTAAATGCCCGAGCTGGCGCGGTCGCTCAAAGTAATGCGCGCGATTTTCATGTCTTTTTTCACTCTTACTCTATCTCTCGCTCTAACTCCATCTCCAATTCTTTCCTCAAACTCAAAGAGTTAGAGATCGAGTGAGAGTTGGAGTAAGAGAGTGAATTCACCCTTTCATTTTCTTGATCACTTTTATGCCGCTTATGCGCATTTTTTTATCCACGGCCTTGAGCATGTCGTAAAGAGTCAGGCAGGCGACGGCTACGGCGGTGAGTGCTTCCATTTCGACCCCGGTTTTACCACTCGTGGTGGCGCTGGCGGTTATTTGGATGGATTTTGCCTGCACTTTGAATTCCACGCTGACCTGATGCAGCGGCAAAGGATGGCAGAGGGGGATGAGAGCGGAAGTTTGCTTGGCGGCCTGAATGCCGGCAATCTGGGCGACGGTCAGGACATCGCCTTTGGGCAGCGCTTTCTTTTTCAGGAGCTTGATGGTTTCAGCGCTGCAATGGAGTTCGCCGCAGGCCACAGCCCGGCGGAGTTGGTCCGGTTTGGCGCTGACATCAACCATGTGCGCGTTTCCACTGGCATCGAGGTGGCTTAATTTCTTCATAAAGGTTCGCAAATCATGGTGGCCACTTCGTCGCCCGGCTGAAAGACCTCTTTTCCATGCGGGAAGTGGATGAGGCTGTTCGCTCCACAGAGGCGGCTGGCATCGCCGGAGCTTTTCAAAGCCAGAGGAGAGACGTGTGTCTGTCCATCGCGATAGAATAAATGTCCGGGCCACCAGACATGGCGTAGATCGGAGTTGTGTTTCCAAGCGGAGTTCAGCCGGGTCTGGATGATGGTTGGCTGGGGATCCAAGCCGCTCAAACACAGGAGTAATGGCCGGACAAAAAGCTGCCAGGTAACCCAATGAGAGACCGGATTGCCCGGCAGGACAAACAGGGTTTGCGATTTTTTGCGTGCGACAATGAGGGGTTTTCCAGGACGAAGATCGACGCCGTCGCTGAGAATATGGAAGCCGAGTTGATGAATCAGATGGCGGCCCCAATCGTGGTCGCCCGATCCAGCGCCGCCTGAAATGACGAGAACATGGGAATCCCGTACGGCCCGGCTATTAAAAAAACGCAGGGCGGCGGCGGGAGTATCTCCGACGCGACGTTGGGCTGCAAGTTGATAGGGCGGGTGTTGGAGCAGTGCGGCGATAAGGCTGGAGTTGCTGTCGCGGATTTGGCCGGATCGGGGTTTTGAGGCGGGATCCGCAAGCTCTTTTCCCATGGCCAGATGGGATACGCGGACGCGTTTGTACACGCAGGGTTGCACAATACCTTCCTGTGCCAGGACTGCCAGTTCCGGGGCTTGCAAGCGGGCGCCGCTGCCAAGCAGAACATTGCCGCGTTTGGCGTCTTCACCCCGGCGGCGAATAAAAGTGTTTTTCGGCCAATCAATGACGCGCATTTGTTTGCCAAAAACCGCAACCTGTTCCTGCGGAATGACGGCCAGGCAGTTGCTCGGCAATGTCGAGCCGGTGTAAATCCGCAGGCAGCGGCCGGATTTCAGTTTTGCGGGTGTTTTGACCCCGGCTGGAATTTCACCCAGGATGAGGTAAGAGGCATCCTGTTTGTTGGAAATCGCGTAACCGTCCATGGCTGAACGGTCGAAGGCCGGGCGATCCTGGGCGGCCTTGATCGTTTGGGCCAGAACGCGATGATAGGCCTTGTGAAGGGGGATCTTCTCCTTGGGTAAAGCCTGTTGCGATTGAAGCAGGCGCTGTCTGGCTTCGCCGACGGGAAGGAGGTTCTTCTTCATGGCTGGCTTCCGGTTTT
The nucleotide sequence above comes from Candidatus Methylacidiphilales bacterium. Encoded proteins:
- the moaC gene encoding cyclic pyranopterin monophosphate synthase MoaC, whose translation is MKKLSHLDASGNAHMVDVSAKPDQLRRAVACGELHCSAETIKLLKKKALPKGDVLTVAQIAGIQAAKQTSALIPLCHPLPLHQVSVEFKVQAKSIQITASATTSGKTGVEMEALTAVAVACLTLYDMLKAVDKKMRISGIKVIKKMKG
- a CDS encoding molybdopterin molybdotransferase MoeA, giving the protein MKKNLLPVGEARQRLLQSQQALPKEKIPLHKAYHRVLAQTIKAAQDRPAFDRSAMDGYAISNKQDASYLILGEIPAGVKTPAKLKSGRCLRIYTGSTLPSNCLAVIPQEQVAVFGKQMRVIDWPKNTFIRRRGEDAKRGNVLLGSGARLQAPELAVLAQEGIVQPCVYKRVRVSHLAMGKELADPASKPRSGQIRDSNSSLIAALLQHPPYQLAAQRRVGDTPAAALRFFNSRAVRDSHVLVISGGAGSGDHDWGRHLIHQLGFHILSDGVDLRPGKPLIVARKKSQTLFVLPGNPVSHWVTWQLFVRPLLLCLSGLDPQPTIIQTRLNSAWKHNSDLRHVWWPGHLFYRDGQTHVSPLALKSSGDASRLCGANSLIHFPHGKEVFQPGDEVATMICEPL
- the mog gene encoding molybdopterin adenylyltransferase, coding for MKIARITLSDRASSGIYEDLSGPAIEKILAPFFKDLPQFISVLLPDERKLLAEELRHLADVENCPLILTTGGTGPAPRDITPEATRDVLEKELPGFGEIQRVQSFAIAPTSILSRATAGIRGRSLIVNLPGNPKAVAECLPLLLPAIRECLKHLEES